A single region of the Drosophila takahashii strain IR98-3 E-12201 chromosome 2R, DtakHiC1v2, whole genome shotgun sequence genome encodes:
- the pk gene encoding protein prickle isoform X3, with translation MDNPNQMPVELERPISRTPLTQISYLQKIPTLPRHFSPSGQGHLATPPALSLPSSSSASALYAAQTAAGILPTSPLPLQRHQQYLPPHHQQGMGMGMGLGSGAAGGGPPMGPQYSPGCPSANPKYSNAQLPPPPHHHHQLSPALSTPSPPSLLHHPAGGGTSSASGHAPFLGGPHMDMQRQSHSDDDSGCALEEYTWVPPGLRPDQVRLYFSQIPDDKVPYVNSPGEQYRVRQLLHQLPPHDNEVRYCHSLTDEERKELRLFSTQRKRDALGRGNVRQLMSARPCDGCDDLISTGDIAVFATRLGPNASWHPACFACCVCRELLVDLIYFHRDGRMYCGRHHAETLKPRCSACDEIILADECTEAEGRAWHMNHFACHECDKQLGGQRYIMREGKPYCLHCFDAMFAEYCDYCGEAIGVDQGQMSHDGQHWHATDECFSCNTCRCSLLGRAFLPRRGAIYCSIACSKGEPPTPSDSSGTGMYTTPTPPTQRVRPHPQAPLPTRIPSSHASSSPPMSPKQQQQHQATFNQAMYQMQSQQLEAAGVGLVVEQGKSYATSDSDAGVVKDLEPHGPHGGDLTDFSGGRASSTSQNLSPLNSPGDFQPHFLPKPMELQRDGVYNFNEMSSNLDAAWPAKPTNSYQMQRQLLENPHTASMPELGMSGQMVAPPAHLQHLSQLHAVSSSQQFQQQHEYADILHPPPPPPGEVPELPTPNLSVASTALPPELMGSPTHSAGERSLNTPLSTQSATHGPPHPVSILSGASSSSPMSGEPGKKKGVRFEGIPDTLPRSRSYSGNGAGTSGGGERERDREKDKEGGRHGHGHGHSSRRRRRRKSSSTTSSHHRSGSGHRSHSTTRADTYAPAQPLSSSYQGPPSALQAANLVQESPNRQQRDRERDREREREESEESDVCSTCSSSSSSSEDYMMMYQLPQRRHYGGVRVSYVPNDALAYDRKRKPSEMGGDKDKNCIIS, from the exons GCCCATCAGCCGAACGCCGCTAACGCAGATCTCCTATCTGCAGAAGATCCCCACGCTGCCGCGCCACTTTTCACCCAGTGGGCAGGGCCacctggccacgccccccgccctCAGCCTGCCCAGCAGCTCCTCGGCCAGCGCCCTCTATGCGGCCCAAACAGCAGCCGGCATCCTTCCCACCTCCCCCCTGCCCCTGCAGCGGCACCAGCAGTACTTGCCACCGCACCACCAacagggaatgggaatgggaatgggtctAGGATcgggagcagcaggaggaggaccGCCCATGGGCCCCCAGTATTCGCCAGGCTGCCCGTCCGCCAATCCCAAGTATTCGAATGCCCAGCTTCCGCCTCCgccgcaccaccaccaccagcttTCACCGGCCCTTTCGACGCCGTCGCCACCCTCGCTGCTCCACCATCCCGCCGGAGGAGGCACTTCCTCAGCCTCCGGACACGCCCCCTTCCTGGGCGGACCGCACATGGACATGCAGCGGCAGTCGCACTCGGACGACGACAGTGGCTGTGCTCTGGAGGAGTACACCTGGGTGCCACCAGGACTGCGGCCCGATCAG GTTCGCTTGTATTTCTCGCAAATACCCGACGACAAAGTGCCATACGTCAACAGTCCGGGGGAGCAGTATCGTGTGCGACAATTGCTGCATCAACTTCCGCCGCATGATAACGAG GTTCGTTACTGTCACTCACTGACGGATGAGGAGCGCAAGGAGCTGCGGCTCTTCTCCACGCAGCGCAAACGCGATGCCCTGGGCCGCGGCAACGTGCGGCAGCTGATGAGCGCCCGACCCTGCGACGGC TGCGACGATCTAATTTCCACGGGCGACATCGCCGTGTTCGCCACGCGACTCGGCCCAAATGCCAGCTGGCATCCGGCCTGCTTCGCCTGCTGCGTATGCCGCGAGCTCCTCGTGGACCTCATCTACTTCCACCGGGATGGTCGCATGTACTGCGGACGCCACCACGCCGAGACCCTCAAGCCCCGCTGCTCGGCCTGCGATGAG ATCATCCTGGCGGACGAGTGCACGGAGGCGGAGGGCAGGGCGTGGCACATGAACCACTTCGCCTGCCACGAGTGCGACAAGCAGCTGGGCGGTCAGCGGTACATCATGCGCGAGGGCAAACCGTACTGTCTGCACTGCTTCGACGCGATGTTCGCCGAGTACTGCGACTACTGCGGCGAGGCGATTGGGGTGGACCAGGGCCAGATGAGCCACGACGGGCAGCACTGGCATGCGACGGACGAGTGCTTCTCGTGCAACACGTGTCGCTGTTCGCTGCTGGGTCGCGCCTTCTTGCCACGAAGGGGGGCGATCTACTGCTCGATTGCCTGCAGCAAGGGAGAGCCTCCAACGCCGTCGGACAGTTCCGGCACGGGGATGTACACCACGCCCACTCCGCCCACGCAGCGGGTGCGCCCACATCCGCAGGCGCCCCTCCCGACGCGCATTCCCAGCAGCCACGCCTCCAGCTCACCGCCCATGTCgccgaagcagcagcagcaacaccaggcGACCTTCAACCAGGCCATGTACCAAATGCAGAGCCAACAGCTGGAGGCAGCTGGCGTTGGCCTGGTGGTGGAGCAGGGCAAGAGCTACGCCACCTCGGACTCGGATGCGGGTGTGGTCAAGGATCTGGAGCCCCACGGGCCACATGGCGGCGACCTGACGGACTTTTCAGGAGGTCGCGCATCCAGCACATCGCAGAATCTATCGCCTCTCAACTCACCGGGAGACTTCCAGCCGCACTTTCTGCCCAAACCCATGGAACTGCAGCGCGATGGGGTCTACAACTTCAACGAGATGTCCTCGAATCTGGATGCCGCCTGGCCGGCGAAGCCCACGAATAGCTATCAAATGCAGCGGCAGCTCCTGGAGAATCCGCACACCGCCAGCATGCCGGAACTGGGAATGTCGGGACAGATGGTGGCGCCACCCGCCCACTTGCAGCATTTGTCGCAGCTGCACGCCGTCTCCTCGTCGCAGCAattccagcagcagcacgagTACGCGGATATCCTCCATCcaccgcctccgccgccgGGTGAGGTTCCCGAACTGCCCACTCCCAACTTGAGTGTGGCCTCCACTGCCCTTCCACCCGAACTGATGGGCTCACCCACCCACTCGGCGGGCGAAAGGTCGCTAAACACGCCCCTCTCCACGCAGTCCGCCACCCATGGACCCCCGCATCCGGTGTCCATACTCAGTggcgcctcctcctcctcgccgaTGAGCGGGGAGCCGGGCAAGAAGAAGGGCGTGCGCTTCGAGGGAATCCCGGACACTCTGCCGCGATCGCGCAGCTACTCGGGCAATGGAGCGGGCACGAGTGGAGGTGGCGAGAGGGAGAGGGATAGGGAGAAGGATAAAGAGGGTGGTCGCCATGGTCATGGTCACGGGCACTCCTCCCGCCGACGAAGACGTCGCAAGTCCTCCTCCACCACCTCATCTCACCATCGCAGCGGCAGCGGGCATCGCTCGCACTCGACCACTCGGGCGGATACTTATGCGCCTGCGCAGCCACTCTCCTCCTCCTACCAAGGTCCACCCTCGGCGCTGCAGGCTGCCAATCTCGTCCAGGAGTCGCCCAATCGACAGCAGAGGGATCGGGAAAGGGACAGAGAGAGGGAGCGGGAGGAATCCGAGGAGTCGGACGTCTGCTCCACCTGCTCCTCGAGCTCCTCCAGCTCCGAGGACTACATGATGATGTACCAGCTGCCGCAGAGGCGCCACTACGGCGGGGTGCGGGTGAGCTATGTGCCCAACGATGCACTGGCCTACGATCGGAAGAGGAAGCCCAGCGAGATGGGCGGCGACAAGGACAAGAACTGCATCATCTCGTGA
- the pk gene encoding protein prickle isoform X2 produces the protein MNNSFDNLHADSDSQRISSSSNNNNGGPNNDGESDEEVIEGMALLEGNYQVLRQWVPPAPNYWDAPPKAIIKSAEVRPISRTPLTQISYLQKIPTLPRHFSPSGQGHLATPPALSLPSSSSASALYAAQTAAGILPTSPLPLQRHQQYLPPHHQQGMGMGMGLGSGAAGGGPPMGPQYSPGCPSANPKYSNAQLPPPPHHHHQLSPALSTPSPPSLLHHPAGGGTSSASGHAPFLGGPHMDMQRQSHSDDDSGCALEEYTWVPPGLRPDQVRLYFSQIPDDKVPYVNSPGEQYRVRQLLHQLPPHDNEVRYCHSLTDEERKELRLFSTQRKRDALGRGNVRQLMSARPCDGCDDLISTGDIAVFATRLGPNASWHPACFACCVCRELLVDLIYFHRDGRMYCGRHHAETLKPRCSACDEIILADECTEAEGRAWHMNHFACHECDKQLGGQRYIMREGKPYCLHCFDAMFAEYCDYCGEAIGVDQGQMSHDGQHWHATDECFSCNTCRCSLLGRAFLPRRGAIYCSIACSKGEPPTPSDSSGTGMYTTPTPPTQRVRPHPQAPLPTRIPSSHASSSPPMSPKQQQQHQATFNQAMYQMQSQQLEAAGVGLVVEQGKSYATSDSDAGVVKDLEPHGPHGGDLTDFSGGRASSTSQNLSPLNSPGDFQPHFLPKPMELQRDGVYNFNEMSSNLDAAWPAKPTNSYQMQRQLLENPHTASMPELGMSGQMVAPPAHLQHLSQLHAVSSSQQFQQQHEYADILHPPPPPPGEVPELPTPNLSVASTALPPELMGSPTHSAGERSLNTPLSTQSATHGPPHPVSILSGASSSSPMSGEPGKKKGVRFEGIPDTLPRSRSYSGNGAGTSGGGERERDREKDKEGGRHGHGHGHSSRRRRRRKSSSTTSSHHRSGSGHRSHSTTRADTYAPAQPLSSSYQGPPSALQAANLVQESPNRQQRDRERDREREREESEESDVCSTCSSSSSSSEDYMMMYQLPQRRHYGGVRVSYVPNDALAYDRKRKPSEMGGDKDKNCIIS, from the exons GCCCATCAGCCGAACGCCGCTAACGCAGATCTCCTATCTGCAGAAGATCCCCACGCTGCCGCGCCACTTTTCACCCAGTGGGCAGGGCCacctggccacgccccccgccctCAGCCTGCCCAGCAGCTCCTCGGCCAGCGCCCTCTATGCGGCCCAAACAGCAGCCGGCATCCTTCCCACCTCCCCCCTGCCCCTGCAGCGGCACCAGCAGTACTTGCCACCGCACCACCAacagggaatgggaatgggaatgggtctAGGATcgggagcagcaggaggaggaccGCCCATGGGCCCCCAGTATTCGCCAGGCTGCCCGTCCGCCAATCCCAAGTATTCGAATGCCCAGCTTCCGCCTCCgccgcaccaccaccaccagcttTCACCGGCCCTTTCGACGCCGTCGCCACCCTCGCTGCTCCACCATCCCGCCGGAGGAGGCACTTCCTCAGCCTCCGGACACGCCCCCTTCCTGGGCGGACCGCACATGGACATGCAGCGGCAGTCGCACTCGGACGACGACAGTGGCTGTGCTCTGGAGGAGTACACCTGGGTGCCACCAGGACTGCGGCCCGATCAG GTTCGCTTGTATTTCTCGCAAATACCCGACGACAAAGTGCCATACGTCAACAGTCCGGGGGAGCAGTATCGTGTGCGACAATTGCTGCATCAACTTCCGCCGCATGATAACGAG GTTCGTTACTGTCACTCACTGACGGATGAGGAGCGCAAGGAGCTGCGGCTCTTCTCCACGCAGCGCAAACGCGATGCCCTGGGCCGCGGCAACGTGCGGCAGCTGATGAGCGCCCGACCCTGCGACGGC TGCGACGATCTAATTTCCACGGGCGACATCGCCGTGTTCGCCACGCGACTCGGCCCAAATGCCAGCTGGCATCCGGCCTGCTTCGCCTGCTGCGTATGCCGCGAGCTCCTCGTGGACCTCATCTACTTCCACCGGGATGGTCGCATGTACTGCGGACGCCACCACGCCGAGACCCTCAAGCCCCGCTGCTCGGCCTGCGATGAG ATCATCCTGGCGGACGAGTGCACGGAGGCGGAGGGCAGGGCGTGGCACATGAACCACTTCGCCTGCCACGAGTGCGACAAGCAGCTGGGCGGTCAGCGGTACATCATGCGCGAGGGCAAACCGTACTGTCTGCACTGCTTCGACGCGATGTTCGCCGAGTACTGCGACTACTGCGGCGAGGCGATTGGGGTGGACCAGGGCCAGATGAGCCACGACGGGCAGCACTGGCATGCGACGGACGAGTGCTTCTCGTGCAACACGTGTCGCTGTTCGCTGCTGGGTCGCGCCTTCTTGCCACGAAGGGGGGCGATCTACTGCTCGATTGCCTGCAGCAAGGGAGAGCCTCCAACGCCGTCGGACAGTTCCGGCACGGGGATGTACACCACGCCCACTCCGCCCACGCAGCGGGTGCGCCCACATCCGCAGGCGCCCCTCCCGACGCGCATTCCCAGCAGCCACGCCTCCAGCTCACCGCCCATGTCgccgaagcagcagcagcaacaccaggcGACCTTCAACCAGGCCATGTACCAAATGCAGAGCCAACAGCTGGAGGCAGCTGGCGTTGGCCTGGTGGTGGAGCAGGGCAAGAGCTACGCCACCTCGGACTCGGATGCGGGTGTGGTCAAGGATCTGGAGCCCCACGGGCCACATGGCGGCGACCTGACGGACTTTTCAGGAGGTCGCGCATCCAGCACATCGCAGAATCTATCGCCTCTCAACTCACCGGGAGACTTCCAGCCGCACTTTCTGCCCAAACCCATGGAACTGCAGCGCGATGGGGTCTACAACTTCAACGAGATGTCCTCGAATCTGGATGCCGCCTGGCCGGCGAAGCCCACGAATAGCTATCAAATGCAGCGGCAGCTCCTGGAGAATCCGCACACCGCCAGCATGCCGGAACTGGGAATGTCGGGACAGATGGTGGCGCCACCCGCCCACTTGCAGCATTTGTCGCAGCTGCACGCCGTCTCCTCGTCGCAGCAattccagcagcagcacgagTACGCGGATATCCTCCATCcaccgcctccgccgccgGGTGAGGTTCCCGAACTGCCCACTCCCAACTTGAGTGTGGCCTCCACTGCCCTTCCACCCGAACTGATGGGCTCACCCACCCACTCGGCGGGCGAAAGGTCGCTAAACACGCCCCTCTCCACGCAGTCCGCCACCCATGGACCCCCGCATCCGGTGTCCATACTCAGTggcgcctcctcctcctcgccgaTGAGCGGGGAGCCGGGCAAGAAGAAGGGCGTGCGCTTCGAGGGAATCCCGGACACTCTGCCGCGATCGCGCAGCTACTCGGGCAATGGAGCGGGCACGAGTGGAGGTGGCGAGAGGGAGAGGGATAGGGAGAAGGATAAAGAGGGTGGTCGCCATGGTCATGGTCACGGGCACTCCTCCCGCCGACGAAGACGTCGCAAGTCCTCCTCCACCACCTCATCTCACCATCGCAGCGGCAGCGGGCATCGCTCGCACTCGACCACTCGGGCGGATACTTATGCGCCTGCGCAGCCACTCTCCTCCTCCTACCAAGGTCCACCCTCGGCGCTGCAGGCTGCCAATCTCGTCCAGGAGTCGCCCAATCGACAGCAGAGGGATCGGGAAAGGGACAGAGAGAGGGAGCGGGAGGAATCCGAGGAGTCGGACGTCTGCTCCACCTGCTCCTCGAGCTCCTCCAGCTCCGAGGACTACATGATGATGTACCAGCTGCCGCAGAGGCGCCACTACGGCGGGGTGCGGGTGAGCTATGTGCCCAACGATGCACTGGCCTACGATCGGAAGAGGAAGCCCAGCGAGATGGGCGGCGACAAGGACAAGAACTGCATCATCTCGTGA